Part of the Deltaproteobacteria bacterium genome, AGTAAGCCCGAATGAACAGCGGTAGCAATAAGGATCGAAGACCCGAACGACCCCGGGCATGGCGGGTTCAACGGGCGGCCTCCGCGGATCTCCCGACAAGGCAATGGCCCCATAAGTAGCCCCGTGATAGGAGCGGTAGCGGGTGACGATCTTCCATTTCTTGGTGTAAGCCCGGGCCATTTTTACGGCATTTTCGTTGGCGTCGGCCCCTCCGAGGGTAAAAAAGAATTTTTTCAAATCACCGGGAGTGACTTCCGCCAAAGCCTTTCCCAAGAAGGAACGGGACTCGTAGGCCACGCCGGGAGCAACAAAGCAGACCTTCTCGGCCTGCTTCCTGATGGCCTCTACAACCTTAGGGTGCTGGTGGCCGATGTTTTGGTTGATGAGTTGGGACGTCATGTCTATATAGCGTTTCCCGTTCTCATCCCACATGTAAACTCCTTGGGTTTTGGAGATAACCAAAGGATCCAGGGTCGATTGAACGCTCCAGGAATGTATAACGTATTCCCGGTCATACCGTTTAACATCGCTTAGGCTCATTTGTTCCCTCCTCTAAGAATTTATAAATTCATTCACCGCAGAGCCCGCGGAGACCGCAGGGTTGAAAAGGAAAAATTAAAAAAGTGGTGAAAAGATTTAAAACTTTTATAGCACCAAGGGAGGAAGATGGCAATATTTCCCTGCTCAATATTTTACTTCCAGCAAGAAAAGTCCCTGAGGAGGAGCCGTCATTCCGGCCCGACGCCGGTCCCTGGCGCAAAGGATTTTCTGAAATTCTTCTCGGGAGATCCTCCCTTGCCCTACTTCCACCAGTGTTCCCACGATGTTGCGTACCATATGTTTCAAAAATCCATCGGCTTCGATGGTGAAGCAGAAAAAAATCTGTTTCTCTACAGACCATTCAGCCTTTAAAACCTCCCGTACCGGGTCAATGGGTTCTGGATCGGCAGCCTGGAAAGAAGAAAAATTCTGCCTTCCGATTAGATTTCTGGAAGCATCCTGCATGGCGGCAACATCCAAAGGCTTGGGAAGATGCCAGGAATAATTGCGGTAAATGGCTGAAGGAAGTTCGCGATTG contains:
- a CDS encoding aminotransferase class III-fold pyridoxal phosphate-dependent enzyme is translated as MSLSDVKRYDREYVIHSWSVQSTLDPLVISKTQGVYMWDENGKRYIDMTSQLINQNIGHQHPKVVEAIRKQAEKVCFVAPGVAYESRSFLGKALAEVTPGDLKKFFFTLGGADANENAVKMARAYTKKWKIVTRYRSYHGATYGAIALSGDPRRPPVEPAMPGVVRVFDPYCYRCSFGLT
- the truA gene encoding tRNA pseudouridine(38-40) synthase TruA, coding for MRNIKLVIEYDGTNYHGWQVQPNALTIQEVIENKIEIMTQQRVRLTASGRTDTGVHALGQVASFQTSSPIPVDGLRRGLNSLLPADIIIKSAQEVDEHFHPQFGAKRKTYRYVILNRELPSAIYRNYSWHLPKPLDVAAMQDASRNLIGRQNFSSFQAADPEPIDPVREVLKAEWSVEKQIFFCFTIEADGFLKHMVRNIVGTLVEVGQGRISREEFQKILCARDRRRAGMTAPPQGLFLLEVKY